The segment TTAACTAGCTTCTGAACTTCTTTATTGAAATCTTGAACACCAATACTCAGGCGGTTAAATCCTTCTTCACGGAGGTGATCAAGCACATCCAGTTCAATTTCACGTGGGTCTACTTCGATACTGATTTCAGCGGTCGCTTCAAAATCAAACTCGCCACGTAAAATCGCCATAATACGGCTGATCTGCGCTTTATTGAGGAAGGTTGGTGTACCACCGCCAAAGTGCAATTGCGTCACACGACGCTCTTGCAACAAGCTTGCACGCGTGCGGATCTCCAGTTCTAACACATCAAGATACTCATCCGCTTTATGCGCATGACGAGTGATGACTTTATTACAACCACAGTAGTAACAAAGCTTGTGACAAAATGGGATATGAATGTACAGAGACAATGGTCGCTCTGGGTAAGCCGTACACGCCATATCAAAGTCCGCGACCGTAAAGGCTTCATGGAACTCTAATGCGGTTGGGTAAGATGTGTAACGTGGACCGGAATAGTTATATTTATCCAGAACCGTTTGATCCCACTCGATTTGTTGGCTTGCTACGACTTGCTGCGACATGGTGCTCTTTCCATTCTTTTGACTGAAAGGTCATGGTTACAATAACGGGCTATTTTGCCATAGGTGCTAAGTTGAAGTACCTAGGCGTGCCGTTTTTTGAGTACAAATACTCAGAACTGATGCCAGAACTGATAAATCGATCACTCACCCTTAAGTGTAAGTGATCGACGTTCGGTTATCAGGCTTAGTTATCCGACTTAGAAATCGGCTATCGTTCCCTGAACGTAATCAGGGAAGGCGCTGGCGCCTAAAGCATTTGGATGTTGATTTGATTATTCAGTGGCTGCACTTTCTCTTGCAGCACTTTTAACTCTTCAACAATCGCATCTTGCAGACGCGACTCCGCTTTATGGCGAGTTAAGTTTTCCTGCATGCGCTCTTTTTTGCTCAGCGCCTGACGGTCTTCACCGCGAGCCATGTCTTTCACCACATGGTATAGCTCAGCTGTCGCTGGGAACTCTTTATCAAAGTCGACGCGATCATCGCCTTGAACGTAGTCCATAATGCAGTAGACGCGAATACTGATTTCAGACAGGTCACATTGACCTTGAATACCCGCTAAACACAGTGTGTTTACGTTTTCAAAAATATTCGCGTTGCGCTTTTCAATCGCCAGTTGCTGATGTCTAAGCTGCAACTCCTTTTGCTTCTTCAGTTGGAGAAGAAGGTAACCTGCGTATGACGCTAAGCCGAGAACAATAATTCCACCAGCAATGGCTAACAAGGTTACATTCATATCTTACTGTTATCCTATTTGTATTGATTGATATCTAGTGACTCAAATTGAGACAACAGATCATCATCAGATGACGATTTTTTCTCTGCATTATTTGCAACAGAATATGTCTCATCTTCGAAGAACTCTTCTTCCGAGTAATCATCAGCTTCTAGGTCATCTTCATAGATACCTAGTTGCTTCATCAATGCTTCGATGCGAGCCAATTTCTCGTCTACGTATTTCTGTAGACCAGCGCCCAGCTTCTCGCCTTCATCGATACGGTCAAGCAACACGTTCAATTGCGCATCATTTTCTAGCATCTCTAGCTCTTTCTCAGCGCTTAGACGACGCTCAACTTTAGTTGGCTTCTTAACAGCTTCAACAATCAATGGAATTGGTTTTTTGCTGCCTAAACGTGGATCGCGCTTTTGACCGTTAGTGAACTCTTTGCTTGATTTCGCTTCTGAGTTGCGACTACCAGTCTTTAAGCCTTTACGCTTTTT is part of the Vibrio ponticus genome and harbors:
- the yihI gene encoding Der GTPase-activating protein YihI; protein product: MSRSKKARSGGNGDVIVVRNRTQSDVEGRLRKRDKKRKGLKTGSRNSEAKSSKEFTNGQKRDPRLGSKKPIPLIVEAVKKPTKVERRLSAEKELEMLENDAQLNVLLDRIDEGEKLGAGLQKYVDEKLARIEALMKQLGIYEDDLEADDYSEEEFFEDETYSVANNAEKKSSSDDDLLSQFESLDINQYK
- a CDS encoding DUF2489 domain-containing protein, which produces MNVTLLAIAGGIIVLGLASYAGYLLLQLKKQKELQLRHQQLAIEKRNANIFENVNTLCLAGIQGQCDLSEISIRVYCIMDYVQGDDRVDFDKEFPATAELYHVVKDMARGEDRQALSKKERMQENLTRHKAESRLQDAIVEELKVLQEKVQPLNNQINIQML